In Mytilus edulis chromosome 4, xbMytEdul2.2, whole genome shotgun sequence, the following proteins share a genomic window:
- the LOC139520322 gene encoding DENN domain-containing protein 10-like, with amino-acid sequence MSAPMNFISSKSAGLIERDTNGDVLWTWSYPNVSEEERNFFLQKSQLTMTTDGIIPFIYSQWRRNWYYIKTYQVTEEDRLSRVTHFSLVLVTKDFNPEKYEVLCKILCMKYRKTGNPASMLELYLHVLTRGSCATDENGRFSVRDFDVKRAFINSKIKDIVTTFGLETILIYTALLLKKRIAVYYPQNQLEDLLQFIRSLPTFVWHRQNWDIAYPYVELDSTELEDLSQKNSFVAGFTDASIEGRTDLYDIFVNPSTSQITTATHAKESFAMGKLHKDTAMFMVQCAEKEDVTDEQLIKEIASKTRELINNLKSLSVTGEDNKQYITIEVLRERKMTPATENFLFSLAACEGLVQM; translated from the exons ATGTCTGCGCCCATGAATTTCATTTCCAGTAAATCAGCTGGCCTAATTG AACGAGACACAAATGGAGATGTTTTATGGACCTGGTCCTATCCAAATGTTTCAGAAGAAGAAAGAAACTTTTTTCTTCAGAAGAGTCAGTTGACCATGACTACAGATGGGATAATTCCTTTTATATATAGTCAATGGAGAAGAAATTGGTATTACATAAAGACATATCAAGTGACAGAGGAGGATCGTCTATCAAGA GTAACACATTTTTCACTAGTTCTGGTAACAAAAGACTTCAATCCTGAAAAATATGAAGTACTCTGTAAGATTTTATGCATGaaatacagaaaaacaggaaATCCAGCATCCATGTTAGAGTTATACTTACATGTATTAACAAGGGGATCATGTGCAACTGATGAAAATGGTCGATTTTCTGTTCGAGATTTTGATGTAAAAAGAGCTTTTatcaattcaaaaataaaag ACATAGTCACCACATTTGGATTAGAAACAATACTCATATACACAGCATTATTATTAAAGAAAAGAATAGCTGTCTATTATCCTCAGAACCAGTTAGAAGATTTATTACAGTTTATTAG ATCCTTGCCTACCTTCGTATGGCATAGACAGAATTGGGATATAGCCTATCCTTATGTAGAACTTGATTCTACAGAATTAGAAGATCTATCACAGAAAAATAGTTTTGTAGCAGGTTTTACAGATGCTTCTATAGAGGGAAG AACAgatttatatgatatatttgttaatCCTTCGACCAGCCAGATAACTACAGCCACTCATGccaaag aatCATTTGCAATGGGAAAGCTACACAAAGATACAGCTATGTTTATGGTACAGTGTGCTGAAAAAGAAGATGTTACAGATGAACAACTAATTAAG gaaatAGCTTCCAAAACCAGAGAATTAATCAACAACTTAAAATCCTTATCAGTGACAGGGGAAGATAATAAACAATACATAACAATAGAAGTATTAAGAGAAAGAAAGATGACTCCAGCCACGGAAAATTTTCTTTTCAGTTTAGCAGCTTGTGAAGGACTGGTGCAAATGTGA